The Sphingomonas aliaeris genome segment TCAACCCGCGACCGTGGTGCCGCATGCCGGCGACCATCCCCATCACAAGGACGGAATCGTGCGGCTCGCGCTCGGCGCGATCGGTGTCGTGTTCGGCGATATCGGCACGAGTCCGCTCTACGCATTCCGCGAGACTTTCCACGGCCATCATCCGCTCACGCTGGACCAGGCGCACATCATGGGCGTCGTGAGCCTGATGTTCTGGTCGATGATGGTCGTCGTGACGCTGAAATACGTCACGATCATCATGCGCGCCGACAATAAGGGCGAGGGGGGCAGCCTTGCCCTGCTGGCGCTGATCTCCGGGCGGACGCAGATGAAGCGCTGGTCGCGCGGCATCGTCTTGCTCGGCGTGTTCGCCACCGCCCTGTTCTACGGCGACAGCATGATCACCCCGGCGGTGTCAGTCTTGTCGGCGGTGGAGGGCATTGCGGTCGCGGCGCCGGCGTTCAGCGGCCTCGTCCTGCCGATCGCGGTCGTCATCATCATCGGGCTGTTCTCGATCCAGCGTAGCGGCACGTCGAAGGTCGGCCTGTTCTTCGGCCCGATCATGCTGACCTATTTCGCCGTGATCGCGACCCTGGGCGTGATCAGCGTGCTCAAGACGCCGGAAATACTCTGGGCTTTCTCACCGCATTACGCGCTGGAATTCTTCTACCTCGATCCGATCCGCGCGTTCCTGGCGCTCGGGTCCGTCGTCCTGGCGGTAACGGGCGCGGAGGCGCTGTATGCCGACATGGGGCATTTCGGGCGCAACCCGATCCGCGTGTCGTGGCTCTATTTCGTTCTGCCGGCGCTCATGGCGAATTACATGGGGCAGGGGGCGTTGCTGTCGCGCGAGGGTGCCGCCGCTCTGGTCAGCCCATTCTACATGCTGGCACCCGAAAACCTGCAATTGCCGCTCGTCATCCTGGCTACCTGCGCCGCGGTCATCGCGTCGCAGGCGGTGATTTCGGGCGCGTTTTCGGTGACGCAGCAGGCGATACAATTGGGCTTCATGCCACGCCTGCGCATCGAACATACCAGCGCCGCGACGGCGGGGCAGATCTACATCCCGTTGATCAACTGGATGTTGCTGACGATGGTGCTGCTGCTCGTCATGTTCTTCCGCACGTCGTCCAACCTGACCTCCGCTTACGGGATCGCGGTGACGGGGGCGATGCTGATCGACACCTGCCTGTTGTCGGTCGTGCTGTTCAAGCTGTGGGGCTGGAAGCGCCGCTACGCGATTCCGCTTCTCACGTTGTTCTTCATCGTCGACGGGGCGTACTTCGCCGCGAGATCTCACGAAGGTGCCCGCGGGCGGCTGGTTCCCGCTGCTGGCAGGCTTGGTGATCTTCACGTTCCTGACGACCTGGTCGAAGGGCCGGCAATTGATGATCGAGCGGATGCGAGAGGCCGCGATGCCGATCAAGGTGTTCATCCAGTCCGCCGCCACCTCCGCCACGCGCGTGCCCGGAACCGCGGTGTTCATGACCTCCTCGCCCGAAGGCGTGCCGCACGCGTTGCTGCACAACCTCAAGCATAACAAGGTGTTGCACGAACGTATCATCCTGCTGACGGTGAAGATCACGGACGTGCCGTATCAACCGGACGACGGGCGCTGTCATCTGGAGGACCTCGACCAGGGCTTCCATCGCATGGTCCTGAAATACGGCTTCATGCAGGAACCGGACGTCCCGACGGCGCTGTCACGGATTCACCAATGCGGTGCCGACTTCCGCATGATGGACACCAGCTTCTTCCTTTCCCGCCAAACCCTCCTAGCCTCCGCGCGGCCTGGAATGATGCTGTGGCGCGAGAAGCTGTTCGCTTGGATGCTGCGAAACGCCGAAAGCGCGATGGAATTCTTCCGCCTGCCGACCAACCGCGTGGTCGAGCTCGGCAGCCAGGTCGAAATTTGACCGAATCGTCGGGCCCAGCTCCCATCATCGTGACCGCCGTGTTCGGAAAGTCGGACGCGGCCTATTTCGATACGCTCCGGCGCGAGCATTTCCCGCCCGAACGCAATCACCTGTCGGCGCACCTGACAATGTTTCATCACCTGTCGCCGTTGCTGGAGGCGGAGTTGAAACAGCGCCTGTCGAACGAGACTCGTGGCGTGCCGATGCCATCGGCGCGGATCGCGGGGCTCATGTCGTTGGGGCGCGGCGTTGCATTCCGGATCGAATCGTCCGAACTTGCCGACATCCGCGATCGGCTGGCGGACGCCTTCTCTTCGATGCTGACGCCGCAGGATGCGGCGGGCTGGCGTCCGCACGTCACGGTGCAGAACAAGGTTGAGCCGTATCAGGCCAAGGCGCTGCAAGTCGCCTTGGAGGCGGATTTCCGCCCACGCCCGGTGGCAATCGCGGGTCTGGCGTCTTGGTATTATCGTGGCGGACCGTGGGAGCCGCTTTCACGTCACATGTTCGCTTGACCACCAACGACGCGGTTCCTATAGCCCGCGCCTCGCGAGTGGAAACGCGTTGCCGGAACGCTCCGGTTACGGCGAAGTAGCTCAGCTGGTTAGAGCACGGGAATCATAATCCTGGGGTCGGGGGTTCAAGTCCCTCCTTCGCTACCACTCGCGGTTTCCCTTCACATCTTTGGTGCAGTTACGGGAACACGCCGCGCCGCCTTGATCAGGATCGGCGGCGCGATCATCTGCCCTTTCATCACGCCTTCCCCCAGCGTCGCGGACGTCGGCGAGTCGAAGATCTTGTGGACCACGTCCATCCCCTCGACGACGTGACCGAACGCGGCATAGCCCTGATTGTCGCCCGGTGCCGCCGGGTTGGCATCGAGGCTCGGCTGATCGCCGACCATGATCGTGAAATCGCCATTCGCGGTCCCGGGCGCATAGCGGGCGATCGAGAGCGTTCCGTCGATATGCTTCAATCCGGTCATGGTCGTGGGTTCGTGCTTGATTGCGGGCAGTACGCGTTTCGGAGCATTCTGTACGCCGAACTGGATGAAGCCGAAGCGCGGCCCGGCCTTTGCCGTCCGGTAGAAACCGATGCCATCCAGTCGCTTCTGGTCGATATACCGCAAGAAGTTCGCGGTCGTGATCGGCGCACGCTCCTTTTCAAGATCGATCACGATCCGGCCTTCCGTCGTCTCCAGCGCGACGCGGACGGTTGCCGGGGTGGGGGCGGGCGCAGGTCCCGGTGTTGGCATAGGTGCGGGGAGCGCCGTCGGGGCCGTAACGCCCTGTGCCGCCAACATCACGGCAAGAATCATCGGAACCATCAGTCTCTCCTCAATCCGCTACAGCGTCGCAAATCGCGACTACGCCATCCACAAGAATCGCTCGCCTTTCATGCGCGGTCGTGGCCTCCCATGTTGCATCCCTGACCCCGCGCCCCCTAGAAGCGCCGAACCCAAAGACGGACCGCATTTCATGACGACGCACACGACCAAGATGCTCATCCTCGGCTCCGGCCCCGCCGGCCTGTCCGCAGCGATTTACGGCGCGCGCGCCGGAATGGCGCCGATCGTGGTGCAGGGCATCCAGCCGGGCGGGCAGCTGACCACGACGACCGACGTCGAGAATTATCCCGGCTTCAAGGATGTGGTGCAGGGTCCCTGGCTGATGGAACAGATGCAGGCGCAGGCCGAGCATGTCGGTACGCGGCTGATGTGGGACACGATCGTCGAGGTCGACCTGACCCGCCGTCCGTTCCGGCTGATCGGCGACGGCGGCGATGTGTATGAAGGCGACGTGCTTGTGATCGCGACGGGTGCGCAGGCCAAATGGCTCGGGCTCGACAGCGAGGAAGCGTTGAAGGGCAAGGGCGTCAGCGCGTGCGCGACGTGCGACGGCTTCTTCTATCGCGGCAAGAAAGTGGCGGTGATCGGCGGCGGCAACACTGCGGTCGAGGAAGCGCTGTACCTCACCAATCACTCGCCGGACGTTACGCTTATCCACCGCCGCGACAGCTTCCGCGCGGAAAAGATCCTGCAGGAGCGGCTGTTCGCGCACAAAAGCGTCAGCGTGTTGTGGAACAAGGAAGTCGCGCAGTTCGTGGATGGCGGCGGCAACACCGGCCTAGTCGCGCTGGAGCTTCGCGACACGGTGACGGGTGAAATGTCCCGGCTGGACGTCGAGGGCGGGTTCGTCGCGATCGGGCATCACCCGGCGACCGAACTGTTCCGCGGCCATCTGGATCTGGACAGCGACGGTTATATCGCCGTGGAGACGGGCAGCACCCGGACCAACGTGCCGGGCGTATTCGCGTGCGGCGACGTTATGGACAAGGTCTATCGCCAGGCGGTCACCGCAGCCGGAACGGGTTGCATGGCGGCGCTGGATGCGGAACGGTTCCTGGCCGAGGCGGAGTTCGAAATGGCCGAGGCCGCGGAGTAAGCCGGTAGCGGCTACGCCGCGGCGAGGG includes the following:
- the trxB gene encoding thioredoxin-disulfide reductase, whose translation is MTTHTTKMLILGSGPAGLSAAIYGARAGMAPIVVQGIQPGGQLTTTTDVENYPGFKDVVQGPWLMEQMQAQAEHVGTRLMWDTIVEVDLTRRPFRLIGDGGDVYEGDVLVIATGAQAKWLGLDSEEALKGKGVSACATCDGFFYRGKKVAVIGGGNTAVEEALYLTNHSPDVTLIHRRDSFRAEKILQERLFAHKSVSVLWNKEVAQFVDGGGNTGLVALELRDTVTGEMSRLDVEGGFVAIGHHPATELFRGHLDLDSDGYIAVETGSTRTNVPGVFACGDVMDKVYRQAVTAAGTGCMAALDAERFLAEAEFEMAEAAE
- a CDS encoding peptidylprolyl isomerase; this translates as MILAVMLAAQGVTAPTALPAPMPTPGPAPAPTPATVRVALETTEGRIVIDLEKERAPITTANFLRYIDQKRLDGIGFYRTAKAGPRFGFIQFGVQNAPKRVLPAIKHEPTTMTGLKHIDGTLSIARYAPGTANGDFTIMVGDQPSLDANPAAPGDNQGYAAFGHVVEGMDVVHKIFDSPTSATLGEGVMKGQMIAPPILIKAARRVPVTAPKM
- a CDS encoding 2'-5' RNA ligase family protein, which translates into the protein MTAVFGKSDAAYFDTLRREHFPPERNHLSAHLTMFHHLSPLLEAELKQRLSNETRGVPMPSARIAGLMSLGRGVAFRIESSELADIRDRLADAFSSMLTPQDAAGWRPHVTVQNKVEPYQAKALQVALEADFRPRPVAIAGLASWYYRGGPWEPLSRHMFA